In the genome of uncultured Pseudodesulfovibrio sp., one region contains:
- the pyrH gene encoding UMP kinase produces the protein MTKTRYSRILLKLSGEALAGDQQFGIEPEAIGQFAKEIAEVAATGLQMALVIGGGNIFRGMAASAKGMDRAQGDYMGMLATVMNALAVQDALEKNGCDTRVMTALQMADVAEPYIRRRALRHMDKGRVVICAAGTGNPYFTTDSAAALRALELKCDAIFKATKVDGVYDKDPVKFDDAVKFETVSYMETLEKRLGVMDSTAISMARDNNLPIVVFNLHTEGNIRRAANGETIGTIVQGD, from the coding sequence ATGACCAAGACGCGTTATTCGCGGATTTTACTGAAACTGAGCGGCGAGGCCCTGGCCGGGGACCAGCAGTTCGGCATCGAACCCGAGGCCATCGGACAGTTCGCCAAGGAGATCGCCGAAGTGGCCGCCACCGGCCTGCAGATGGCGCTCGTCATCGGCGGAGGCAACATCTTCCGCGGCATGGCCGCCTCGGCCAAGGGCATGGACCGTGCCCAGGGCGACTACATGGGTATGCTGGCCACGGTCATGAACGCCCTGGCCGTCCAGGACGCGCTTGAAAAGAACGGCTGCGACACCCGGGTCATGACCGCCCTTCAGATGGCTGACGTGGCTGAGCCGTACATCCGGCGCCGGGCGCTGCGGCACATGGACAAGGGCCGCGTGGTCATCTGCGCCGCCGGTACCGGCAACCCCTATTTCACCACCGACTCCGCCGCCGCCCTGCGCGCGTTGGAGCTGAAGTGCGACGCCATCTTCAAGGCCACCAAGGTGGACGGCGTGTACGACAAGGACCCGGTCAAATTCGACGACGCGGTCAAGTTCGAAACCGTCTCGTACATGGAAACCCTGGAAAAGCGGCTCGGCGTCATGGACTCCACCGCCATCTCCATGGCCCGGGACAACAACCTGCCCATCGTCGTCTTCAACCTGCACACTGAAGGCAACATCCGCAGGGCCGCCAACGGCGAAACCATCGGAACGATCGTTCAAGGAGATTAA
- the tsf gene encoding translation elongation factor Ts: MSITAAQVKALREKTGAGMMDCKKALAESGGDEEKAVMYLREKGLSKAAKKAGRATSEGLVTPYVSEDGKTAVIAELLCETDFVAKGDDFVAFAEALSKKIADLDVTSGSAEDLPAEVADVTDLIAKLGENMGVGRFAKVSTDGVLGVYIHSNNKLGVIVELTGTDDVEVAKDVAMHVAAMNPACISPEELPAETLEKEKALYLKQAMDEGKPEAIAEKIVTGRLNKFYKDVCLIEQAFIKDDKQTIKQILKGGTVASFHRLALGEKAE; encoded by the coding sequence ATGTCGATCACTGCCGCACAAGTTAAGGCCCTGCGCGAGAAAACCGGCGCGGGCATGATGGATTGCAAAAAGGCCCTGGCCGAGTCCGGAGGGGACGAGGAAAAGGCCGTCATGTACCTTCGCGAGAAGGGTCTGTCCAAGGCCGCCAAGAAGGCCGGACGCGCCACTTCCGAAGGTCTGGTCACCCCGTACGTCTCCGAAGACGGCAAGACCGCCGTCATCGCCGAGCTGCTCTGCGAGACCGACTTCGTGGCCAAGGGTGACGACTTCGTCGCCTTTGCCGAAGCCCTGTCCAAGAAGATCGCCGACCTGGACGTGACCTCCGGTTCCGCCGAGGACCTGCCCGCCGAAGTGGCTGACGTCACCGACCTGATCGCCAAGCTGGGCGAGAACATGGGTGTGGGCCGTTTCGCCAAGGTCAGCACCGACGGTGTGCTGGGCGTGTACATCCACTCCAATAACAAGCTGGGCGTCATCGTCGAGCTGACCGGCACCGACGACGTCGAGGTCGCCAAGGACGTGGCCATGCACGTGGCCGCCATGAACCCGGCGTGCATCTCTCCCGAGGAACTTCCGGCCGAAACCCTGGAAAAGGAAAAGGCCCTGTACCTCAAGCAGGCCATGGACGAGGGCAAGCCCGAAGCCATCGCCGAAAAGATCGTTACCGGTCGCCTGAACAAGTTCTACAAGGATGTCTGCCTGATCGAACAAGCCTTCATCAAGGACGACAAGCAGACCATCAAGCAGATCCTGAAAGGCGGCACCGTGGCCAGCTTCCACCGCTTGGCGCTCGGTGAAAAGGCCGAGTAA
- the rpsB gene encoding 30S ribosomal protein S2, protein MAYVTMKQMLETGVHFGHQTRRWNPKMRPYIFGARNGIHIMDLQQTVKMFATAHDFIVDTVAKGGKVLFIGTKRQAQESVKAEAERAGMYFVTHRWMGGTLTNFQTIKKSIDRLKNLEQMFEDGSISRYTKKEAVGMNREVKKLNLALGGIKDMNDAPKAAFVIDPKREQIAIQECRKLGIPVVAVVDSNCDPDMVDYIIPGNDDAIRAIKLFATHMADACLEGAAMQKDYEANAKAEAKAAAAAVETETEEKAEAPAEAASEE, encoded by the coding sequence ATGGCTTACGTTACTATGAAGCAGATGCTGGAGACCGGCGTCCACTTCGGCCACCAGACCCGCCGTTGGAACCCCAAAATGCGCCCCTACATCTTCGGCGCCCGCAACGGCATCCACATCATGGACCTGCAGCAGACCGTCAAGATGTTTGCCACCGCCCATGACTTCATCGTCGACACCGTCGCCAAGGGCGGCAAAGTGCTGTTCATCGGCACCAAGCGCCAGGCTCAGGAGTCCGTCAAGGCCGAAGCCGAACGCGCCGGCATGTACTTCGTCACCCACCGCTGGATGGGCGGCACCCTGACCAACTTCCAGACCATCAAGAAGTCCATCGACCGCCTCAAGAACCTCGAGCAGATGTTCGAGGACGGTTCCATCTCCCGCTACACCAAGAAGGAAGCAGTGGGCATGAACCGCGAGGTCAAGAAGCTGAACCTGGCTCTGGGCGGCATCAAGGACATGAACGACGCCCCCAAGGCCGCTTTCGTCATCGATCCCAAGCGTGAGCAGATCGCCATCCAGGAATGCCGCAAGCTCGGTATCCCGGTCGTGGCCGTGGTCGACTCCAACTGCGATCCGGACATGGTCGACTACATCATCCCGGGCAACGATGACGCCATCCGCGCCATCAAGCTGTTCGCCACCCACATGGCCGATGCCTGCCTCGAAGGCGCCGCCATGCAGAAGGACTACGAAGCCAACGCCAAGGCCGAAGCCAAGGCTGCTGCCGCTGCCGTGGAAACCGAAACCGAAGAGAAGGCCGAAGCTCCTGCCGAAGCCGCTTCCGAGGAGTAG
- a CDS encoding spore photoproduct lyase family protein, with product MSSLPSHLHKIGQVFVDESMIDTPVARRVRERLAEGGRADIPWTVIPPDQDRVVFDQGETQAVYLKEYKGRFLRFCPGTRAYHCCGYRIIHIGENCPMACSYCILQAYFQDRVLKIWANQDDLFRELADGFGADRDTRYRVGTGEFTDSLALEHLTGYSRDLVHFLEDYDNVVLELKSKVVDLSWMDGTTRTDRVLPAWSLNAPFINEHEEFGVSTLTQRLEAARTCAEAGFKVCLHFDPIIRFDGWRDGYGEIIDRIFDYVKPEQIAYMSLGSFRCMPQLNPIIEDKFPETTYIYNEFVPGLDGKARLLRPLRVEQFKFMVDRLRAHGMEEQLYFCMESTEVWNEVFGYAPKDFGGLGKRLMNRAFGE from the coding sequence ATGAGTAGCCTGCCCAGCCATCTGCACAAGATCGGCCAGGTGTTCGTGGACGAATCCATGATCGACACGCCCGTCGCCCGCCGGGTCCGCGAGCGGCTGGCCGAAGGCGGCCGGGCCGATATTCCCTGGACCGTGATCCCGCCCGACCAGGATCGCGTGGTCTTTGACCAGGGCGAAACCCAGGCCGTGTACCTCAAGGAGTACAAGGGGCGCTTTCTGCGTTTCTGCCCCGGCACCCGGGCCTATCACTGCTGCGGTTACCGGATCATCCACATCGGCGAGAACTGCCCCATGGCCTGCTCCTACTGTATTCTTCAGGCCTACTTCCAGGACCGGGTGCTCAAGATCTGGGCCAACCAGGACGACCTGTTCCGCGAGCTGGCCGACGGCTTCGGCGCGGACCGCGACACCCGCTATCGGGTGGGCACCGGCGAGTTCACCGACTCACTGGCCCTGGAACACCTGACCGGGTACAGCCGCGATCTGGTTCATTTTCTGGAGGATTACGACAACGTGGTCCTGGAGCTGAAGTCCAAGGTGGTTGACCTCTCCTGGATGGATGGAACGACCCGCACGGACCGCGTGCTGCCCGCCTGGTCGCTGAACGCCCCGTTCATCAACGAGCACGAGGAGTTCGGCGTATCCACCCTGACCCAACGGCTGGAGGCGGCCCGGACCTGCGCCGAGGCGGGCTTCAAGGTCTGCCTGCACTTCGACCCGATCATCCGCTTCGACGGTTGGCGCGACGGCTACGGCGAGATCATCGACCGGATCTTCGACTATGTGAAGCCGGAGCAGATCGCTTACATGTCGCTGGGCTCCTTCCGCTGCATGCCCCAGCTCAACCCGATCATCGAGGACAAGTTCCCGGAGACGACGTACATATATAATGAATTTGTACCCGGCCTGGACGGCAAGGCCCGCCTGCTCCGCCCCCTGCGCGTGGAACAGTTCAAGTTCATGGTCGACCGGCTGCGCGCCCACGGCATGGAGGAGCAGCTCTACTTCTGCATGGAGTCCACCGAGGTCTGGAACGAGGTCTTTGGGTACGCGCCCAAGGACTTCGGCGGGCTGGGCAAGCGGCTCATGAATCGGGCGTTCGGCGAGTGA
- a CDS encoding elongation factor G, whose product MPDLKTQRTYALVGHGGSGKTTVAEMLLFNSGVVNRLGKVEEGSTVLDFEPEEIKRRGSIQPGFASFKWNKNDHFLIDTPGDSNFAGDLSYSLTAADGAVMVIDAVDGVKPLTRKIWAQVQNMGLPSMIVINKMDRDRADFDLAFNGIHDALGARPALLYYPIGAKENFKGVVDMLSNKALMFGADGAVSEGEIPGDIADEVETIRETMVENIAESDEELMEKYFEEGELSLEDITKGLQAGVASGELVPVVVSAALNCQGGQMILDTVQSLLPGPLDHKSWQGEDGSELASSPDEPMACFVFKTQADPFAGQLTVVRVLAGQLSPDSQLVNTVTGEKERVGQLLLMNGKEQAPVKTPMGPGAIVTLAKLKNTHTGDTLVEKGDFKLAKPELAPQLITFALAPEEKGDEDKVYAAVAKLLEEDITLTLGRDEESSDILLSGMGQNHIEISVEKAKRRYKTAILLKTPKVPYRETFKTGAKEIQGRHKKQSGGRGQFGDCWINVAPKASGEGYEFVDQIVGGSIPRQFIPAVDKGVQETAARGVLAGFPVIDFQVTLYDGSYHNVDSSEMAFKVAGSLAFKKACEKAKMALLEPIMLVTVAVPDSYMGDVIGDLSSRRGKVLGSDSQAGITEVKAHVPMAEMLRYAPDLNSMTGGQGTFFMEFAAYEECPPQETEKVIAANKKHDDE is encoded by the coding sequence ATGCCTGACCTCAAGACCCAAAGAACGTATGCACTCGTCGGTCACGGCGGTAGCGGCAAAACCACCGTCGCCGAGATGCTGCTTTTCAACTCGGGAGTTGTAAACCGCCTCGGCAAAGTCGAAGAAGGGAGCACCGTCCTCGACTTCGAGCCCGAGGAAATCAAGCGTCGCGGTTCGATCCAGCCCGGTTTCGCCAGCTTCAAATGGAACAAGAACGACCACTTTCTCATCGATACGCCCGGCGACTCCAACTTTGCCGGTGATCTTTCCTACTCCCTGACCGCCGCCGACGGCGCGGTCATGGTCATCGACGCCGTGGACGGCGTCAAGCCGCTGACCCGCAAGATCTGGGCCCAGGTCCAGAACATGGGTCTTCCCTCCATGATCGTCATCAATAAGATGGACCGCGACCGGGCCGATTTCGATCTGGCCTTCAACGGCATCCACGATGCCCTGGGCGCGCGTCCGGCGTTACTGTATTACCCCATCGGCGCCAAGGAGAATTTCAAGGGCGTGGTGGACATGCTGTCCAACAAGGCGCTCATGTTCGGCGCGGACGGCGCGGTCTCCGAGGGCGAGATCCCCGGTGACATCGCCGATGAGGTCGAGACCATCCGTGAGACCATGGTCGAGAACATCGCCGAATCCGACGAAGAACTCATGGAGAAATATTTCGAGGAAGGCGAGCTGTCCCTGGAAGACATCACCAAGGGACTTCAGGCGGGCGTGGCCTCGGGCGAACTCGTCCCGGTGGTTGTCTCCGCCGCGCTGAACTGCCAGGGTGGCCAGATGATCTTGGATACCGTGCAGAGCCTGCTGCCCGGTCCCCTGGACCACAAGTCGTGGCAGGGCGAAGACGGCTCCGAGCTGGCCAGCTCTCCTGACGAACCCATGGCCTGCTTCGTCTTCAAGACCCAGGCCGACCCCTTTGCCGGTCAGCTGACCGTGGTTCGCGTCCTGGCGGGCCAGCTTTCCCCCGATTCTCAGTTGGTCAACACCGTGACCGGCGAGAAGGAACGCGTGGGACAATTGCTGCTCATGAACGGCAAGGAACAGGCCCCGGTCAAGACTCCCATGGGGCCGGGCGCCATCGTCACTCTGGCCAAACTCAAGAATACCCACACCGGCGACACCCTGGTGGAAAAGGGCGACTTCAAGCTGGCCAAGCCTGAACTGGCCCCGCAGCTGATCACCTTCGCCCTGGCTCCCGAGGAAAAGGGCGACGAGGACAAGGTCTACGCCGCCGTTGCCAAGCTGCTCGAAGAAGACATCACCCTGACCCTGGGCCGTGACGAGGAATCCTCGGACATTCTTCTTTCCGGCATGGGCCAGAACCACATCGAGATCTCGGTAGAAAAGGCCAAGCGCCGCTACAAGACCGCCATTCTGCTCAAAACTCCCAAGGTCCCGTATCGCGAGACTTTCAAGACCGGGGCCAAGGAAATCCAGGGCCGCCACAAGAAACAGTCTGGCGGGCGCGGCCAGTTCGGCGATTGCTGGATCAACGTCGCTCCCAAGGCATCCGGCGAAGGCTACGAGTTCGTGGACCAGATCGTGGGCGGCTCCATCCCCCGCCAGTTCATCCCGGCCGTGGACAAGGGCGTGCAGGAGACCGCCGCGCGCGGCGTGCTCGCCGGCTTCCCGGTCATCGACTTCCAGGTGACCCTGTACGACGGCAGCTACCACAACGTCGACTCCTCGGAAATGGCCTTCAAGGTCGCCGGTTCCCTGGCCTTCAAGAAAGCCTGCGAAAAGGCCAAGATGGCTCTGCTTGAACCGATCATGCTGGTCACCGTGGCCGTGCCCGACTCGTACATGGGCGACGTCATCGGCGACCTGTCGTCGCGTCGCGGCAAGGTGCTGGGTTCCGACTCCCAGGCCGGCATCACCGAGGTCAAGGCCCATGTGCCCATGGCCGAGATGCTGCGCTACGCCCCGGACCTCAACTCCATGACCGGCGGTCAGGGCACCTTCTTCATGGAGTTCGCCGCCTACGAGGAGTGCCCGCCCCAGGAAACCGAAAAGGTTATCGCGGCCAACAAGAAGCACGACGATGAATAA
- a CDS encoding lysophospholipid acyltransferase family protein, with protein MFRRLFFTILLVPVTIWYSLKMLSVDPKTATPEEYDRWGLAWGAAAVKLSGIKIEADMGDIDPKGHYVFIGNHQSYLDIPVLFYLLKGNRIRFVAKKSLFEIPIYGKALGHAGHICIDRDNRRAAMKSLNEAVESAQAGISPLIFPEGTRNTDLSKLMDFKIGAMILALKAGLPVVPCVMTNVGRVMGKGDFFIDNRPVVRFKALPVIDPAQYTLKDREQFKDDLYAMMNKAYQELLAKG; from the coding sequence ATGTTTCGACGACTTTTCTTCACTATCCTGCTCGTACCGGTAACCATCTGGTATTCTCTGAAGATGCTCAGTGTGGACCCGAAAACGGCCACGCCCGAGGAATACGACCGCTGGGGACTGGCCTGGGGGGCGGCAGCCGTCAAGCTGTCGGGTATCAAGATCGAGGCGGACATGGGGGACATCGACCCGAAGGGACACTACGTGTTCATCGGCAACCACCAGTCCTATCTGGATATTCCCGTTCTCTTCTACCTGCTCAAGGGCAATCGCATCCGTTTCGTGGCCAAGAAGTCCCTGTTCGAGATTCCCATCTACGGCAAGGCGCTCGGCCATGCCGGTCACATCTGCATCGACCGGGACAACCGGCGCGCTGCCATGAAGTCGCTGAACGAGGCCGTGGAGTCCGCCCAGGCGGGCATCTCGCCGCTCATTTTTCCGGAGGGCACCCGCAACACGGACCTGAGCAAGCTGATGGATTTCAAGATCGGCGCGATGATCCTGGCCCTCAAGGCCGGGCTGCCTGTGGTTCCGTGTGTCATGACCAACGTCGGGCGTGTTATGGGCAAGGGCGACTTTTTCATCGACAACCGTCCCGTGGTACGGTTCAAGGCGCTGCCGGTCATCGACCCGGCGCAGTACACCCTCAAGGATCGCGAGCAGTTCAAGGATGACCTGTATGCCATGATGAACAAGGCATACCAGGAACTGCTGGCAAAGGGGTAG
- a CDS encoding ribonuclease J: MAQKSFTLYPLGGLGEIGMNCMLYRTEKSLVMVDCGLMFPEDYHFGVDVVIPCFDFVLRNKKMLNGIVLTHGHEDHIGALPWLLQNVDVPVYGSEFTLGLVENKLREHDLDRWADLRPVRPYDRLLLGDFRFNFFPVCHSIIEGFGLGIETPVGRVVHTGDFKIDRNPLGGHATDLAAFRKFSEEGVRLMLSDSTNVGSEGFALTEREIKVSLREIFNTAKGRILVSLFSSHIQRIQEIFDLADAEGRKVAISGKSLHRNIELARDQGHLKVPKGILIELDALDQYGDSQLVLLVTGSQGEPLAALSRIAMGEHRQLSVRPDDLFILSSRFIPGNVKAINRVINNLYRLGAEVLYEKMHGIHASGHAHAGELTLMLQSVRPEYFIPVHGEYRHLVKHRRLAVDCGVEDEKSMVVENGQPVTFNEDGSIEMLQRIAAEKILVDGKGVGDVGQSVLKERQLLAGEGMVIVVLVVDEASGEISMGPDIMSKGFVFEQQYMHLLDDAKCIVLDVHENIAPGDTAKLKERIRSALRRFFRKVLGRDPVVVPLVISI; encoded by the coding sequence GTGGCGCAAAAGTCCTTCACACTTTATCCGCTGGGCGGGCTCGGCGAGATCGGCATGAACTGCATGCTCTACCGGACCGAGAAATCCCTGGTCATGGTGGACTGCGGCCTGATGTTCCCGGAGGACTACCATTTCGGCGTGGACGTGGTCATCCCCTGCTTCGACTTTGTCCTGCGCAACAAGAAGATGCTCAACGGCATCGTCCTGACCCATGGGCACGAGGACCATATCGGCGCGCTGCCCTGGCTGCTGCAAAATGTGGACGTGCCGGTCTACGGATCGGAGTTCACCCTCGGCCTGGTCGAGAACAAGCTGCGGGAGCACGATCTGGACCGCTGGGCCGACCTGCGCCCCGTCCGGCCCTATGACCGCCTCCTGCTCGGCGATTTCCGCTTCAATTTCTTCCCTGTCTGTCATTCGATAATCGAGGGCTTCGGGCTGGGTATAGAGACCCCGGTGGGCAGAGTGGTCCACACCGGCGATTTCAAGATCGACCGCAACCCGCTGGGCGGCCACGCCACGGACCTCGCCGCGTTCCGGAAGTTCTCGGAAGAGGGCGTGCGGTTGATGCTGTCCGACTCCACCAATGTCGGCAGCGAGGGGTTCGCCCTGACCGAACGGGAGATCAAGGTCTCCCTGCGCGAGATTTTCAATACGGCCAAGGGCCGCATTCTGGTTTCCCTCTTTTCCAGCCACATCCAGCGTATCCAGGAGATATTCGACCTGGCAGACGCCGAAGGGCGCAAGGTGGCGATTTCGGGAAAATCCCTGCACCGCAATATCGAACTGGCCCGCGATCAGGGCCACCTCAAGGTGCCCAAGGGCATTCTCATCGAACTGGACGCCCTGGATCAATACGGCGATTCCCAGCTGGTCCTGCTGGTCACCGGCTCGCAGGGTGAGCCGCTGGCCGCCCTGTCGCGCATCGCCATGGGCGAGCACCGGCAATTGTCCGTGCGCCCGGACGATCTGTTCATCCTTTCCTCCCGGTTCATTCCGGGCAACGTCAAGGCCATCAACAGGGTCATCAACAACCTCTACCGTCTCGGTGCCGAGGTCCTCTACGAGAAGATGCACGGCATCCACGCCTCGGGCCACGCCCATGCGGGTGAATTGACCCTGATGCTCCAGTCCGTGCGGCCCGAATATTTCATCCCCGTGCACGGAGAGTACCGCCATCTGGTCAAGCACCGGCGGCTGGCCGTGGACTGCGGCGTTGAAGACGAGAAATCCATGGTCGTCGAGAACGGCCAGCCCGTGACCTTCAATGAGGACGGCTCCATCGAGATGCTCCAACGCATCGCGGCGGAGAAGATCCTGGTGGACGGCAAGGGCGTGGGCGATGTGGGCCAAAGCGTACTCAAGGAACGCCAGCTGCTGGCGGGCGAGGGCATGGTCATCGTTGTTCTGGTGGTCGATGAGGCCTCTGGCGAAATATCCATGGGCCCGGATATCATGAGCAAGGGGTTCGTGTTCGAACAGCAGTACATGCACCTGCTGGACGACGCCAAGTGTATCGTTCTGGACGTGCACGAAAACATTGCGCCGGGCGATACGGCCAAGCTCAAGGAGCGCATCCGTTCAGCCCTGCGCCGGTTCTTCCGCAAGGTGCTGGGCCGCGACCCGGTGGTCGTACCTCTGGTCATTTCCATCTAG
- a CDS encoding L-serine ammonia-lyase, iron-sulfur-dependent, subunit alpha, with translation MSFSVKDVLSIQVAPALGCTEPVAIALGAAAAVSLLPGKRFDSLEVAVDPNVYKNGLAVSIPGAGGLSGLDTAAALGAAGGDPSLRLEVLQSVTDDDVKAAKKALAEGKVNVTLIKDHQGLLIRSKATADGKVAESVIEGLHDNIISLTLDGQPVDSPLIRVRADGAPSPVAAMEAWLKTLTLKELMALTDELDEDDYAFLQEGVDVNVRLAEQGLKYGLGLGVGKTLERLCRQGLIKKDMMLAARILASAAADARMSGASLPAMSSAGSGNHGLTAILPIWAVKDYVEDVQTRDVLEAVALSHIVTAFVKAHTGRLSAICGCSVAAGAGATAGITFLLGGDAHHIAGAIKNLLEDLAGIICDGAKTGCALKLATAAGTAVQAALFSLQGVNVHHTDGIIGLSSEDTMRNVGTLAVDGMIQTDQTILQIMLEKRFSDV, from the coding sequence ATGAGCTTCTCGGTCAAGGACGTTCTTTCCATTCAGGTCGCCCCGGCGCTCGGCTGCACCGAGCCCGTGGCCATAGCCTTGGGCGCGGCCGCCGCCGTGTCCCTGCTGCCCGGCAAACGCTTCGACTCCCTGGAAGTGGCCGTGGACCCCAACGTGTACAAGAACGGCCTGGCCGTTTCCATTCCCGGCGCGGGCGGCCTGTCCGGCCTGGACACCGCCGCCGCACTCGGTGCGGCGGGCGGCGACCCGAGCCTGCGCCTGGAGGTATTGCAAAGCGTCACGGACGATGACGTCAAAGCCGCAAAAAAGGCCTTGGCCGAAGGCAAGGTGAACGTCACCCTGATCAAGGACCACCAGGGCTTGCTTATTCGCTCCAAGGCGACGGCGGACGGCAAGGTGGCCGAATCGGTCATAGAGGGACTGCACGACAACATCATCTCCCTGACGCTGGACGGCCAGCCGGTGGACAGCCCGCTCATCCGCGTGAGAGCCGACGGCGCTCCCTCCCCGGTGGCTGCAATGGAAGCATGGCTCAAGACGCTGACCCTCAAGGAGCTCATGGCCCTGACCGACGAGCTGGACGAGGACGACTACGCATTTTTGCAGGAAGGCGTGGACGTGAACGTACGCCTGGCCGAGCAAGGGCTGAAGTACGGCCTAGGGTTGGGCGTGGGCAAGACTCTGGAGCGGCTCTGCCGCCAGGGGCTGATCAAGAAGGACATGATGCTGGCCGCGCGCATTCTGGCCTCGGCTGCGGCCGACGCGCGCATGTCCGGCGCCTCCCTGCCCGCCATGTCCTCTGCCGGTTCCGGCAACCACGGCCTGACCGCCATCCTGCCCATCTGGGCAGTCAAGGACTACGTCGAAGACGTGCAGACCCGGGACGTGCTGGAGGCCGTGGCGCTCTCACACATCGTCACCGCCTTCGTCAAGGCGCATACCGGCCGCCTGTCCGCCATCTGCGGCTGCTCCGTGGCTGCCGGGGCCGGAGCCACGGCGGGCATCACCTTCCTGCTCGGCGGCGACGCCCACCACATCGCCGGAGCCATCAAGAATCTCCTGGAAGACCTGGCCGGCATCATCTGCGACGGTGCCAAGACCGGCTGCGCCCTCAAACTGGCCACGGCCGCAGGCACCGCCGTCCAGGCCGCCCTCTTCTCCCTGCAGGGCGTCAACGTCCATCACACCGACGGCATCATCGGTCTGTCTTCCGAAGACACCATGAGAAACGTCGGAACGCTCGCTGTCGATGGCATGATCCAGACGGATCAAACCATCCTCCAAATCATGCTGGAGAAACGATTCTCGGACGTCTAG